A genomic stretch from Thermodesulfatator atlanticus DSM 21156 includes:
- a CDS encoding TonB-dependent receptor: protein MSFGKLRSVLCLLIFFVLSGFAVVFAESGDDSSSVDLGDILVKGEAISTQSIPGTVNVIKEGDIEKQIIQRTDELLEQVPGIEIINYNQGGVANAIMMRGFRSGAHGGDIAIYVDGIPLNEGESHADGYADMNVIIPLELEKVEVYKGPISPLFGNFARAGAISFITKKGGEYKKIKANYGSFDTLDVESALGFKILDSIQTNMAFQFYKTDGYQDNSEWIKGNFVSRFGYKFSDKLDAGLSLRFHASDWNAPGYLPEYQFLDREASKHQAVNAENDGGNKEFYSQRIDLGYNLKDNVRLLYWVYATQQDFTRFAKFGYDPGGQTERNYFRHVYGTGGSLNFESLLKSYPVTGVIGSEFYYENTDWKRWDTSNRVRITQTQDRTFIIKTFSVFAQANLKISRYFRPELGIRYDTFGGEYENRDPGTSGFRHDMNDFDVFSPKIGFRSQILDPLDFRASYSQGFALPKGEAKYDPNINVDPVKVEQYEIGFTFTPNKHLFFDLALYILDTTNEIQENPPGSGIYQNVGKTRRKGLEATLELYPLESLEIYGNLSLIDTEILDNPDPNLEGKKVPRVPSPIFTIGVKYQFIQNLASEIKWRHVGKYYMDNYNLYTYDGYDVVDFYTSYNWKYDKNKSTEIFFSIKNLFDEHYAQSASYFRDSKNYAVAWPRTFWVGFLINY, encoded by the coding sequence ATGAGTTTTGGTAAGCTAAGGTCTGTTTTATGTTTGTTAATCTTTTTTGTTTTATCTGGTTTTGCTGTGGTTTTTGCAGAAAGTGGTGATGATTCTTCTTCGGTAGATTTAGGAGATATCCTTGTTAAAGGAGAAGCTATTTCAACGCAATCTATCCCTGGAACAGTAAATGTTATTAAAGAAGGCGATATTGAAAAGCAGATTATACAACGTACTGATGAACTATTAGAACAAGTGCCGGGAATCGAGATTATAAACTATAATCAGGGTGGTGTTGCCAATGCTATAATGATGCGAGGCTTTAGAAGTGGTGCTCATGGTGGAGATATTGCTATATATGTTGATGGTATTCCTTTAAATGAAGGTGAATCTCATGCCGATGGTTATGCAGATATGAACGTTATTATTCCCTTAGAGTTAGAGAAAGTTGAAGTTTATAAGGGACCTATTTCTCCTCTTTTTGGTAATTTTGCCAGAGCTGGTGCCATTTCATTTATAACTAAGAAGGGGGGAGAATATAAAAAAATTAAGGCAAATTATGGTTCTTTTGATACTTTAGACGTAGAGTCTGCTTTAGGTTTTAAAATTCTTGACTCAATACAGACTAATATGGCTTTTCAGTTTTATAAAACTGATGGTTATCAGGATAATTCAGAATGGATTAAAGGTAATTTTGTCTCTCGATTTGGTTATAAATTTAGTGATAAGCTAGATGCTGGTTTAAGTTTAAGATTTCATGCTTCTGACTGGAATGCTCCTGGTTATCTTCCAGAATATCAGTTTCTTGATCGTGAAGCCTCTAAACATCAGGCTGTTAATGCTGAAAATGACGGAGGCAATAAAGAATTCTATTCACAGCGTATAGACTTAGGCTACAATCTAAAAGATAATGTTCGCCTTCTTTACTGGGTTTATGCCACCCAGCAAGATTTTACTCGTTTTGCCAAATTTGGTTATGATCCAGGAGGGCAAACAGAAAGAAATTACTTTCGGCATGTTTACGGAACCGGTGGAAGCCTAAACTTTGAGTCTCTTCTTAAGTCATATCCTGTGACCGGCGTTATAGGTTCTGAGTTTTATTATGAAAATACTGATTGGAAGCGCTGGGATACTTCTAATCGTGTAAGAATTACTCAAACCCAAGATAGGACTTTTATAATAAAAACCTTTTCTGTTTTTGCGCAGGCTAACTTGAAAATTTCGCGTTATTTTAGACCAGAACTCGGAATACGTTACGATACTTTTGGTGGCGAGTATGAAAACCGAGACCCAGGTACTTCGGGATTTCGTCATGATATGAATGACTTTGATGTCTTTAGCCCTAAAATAGGTTTTCGTTCACAGATTCTTGATCCTTTAGATTTTAGAGCAAGTTATTCTCAAGGTTTTGCCTTGCCCAAAGGGGAGGCTAAGTACGATCCCAATATCAATGTTGATCCGGTAAAAGTAGAACAGTATGAAATAGGATTTACTTTTACTCCTAATAAACATTTATTTTTCGATCTAGCTCTCTACATATTAGATACTACCAATGAAATACAAGAAAATCCTCCTGGGTCTGGCATTTATCAAAACGTTGGTAAAACCAGACGCAAAGGTCTGGAGGCAACTTTAGAGTTATATCCTTTAGAGTCACTAGAAATTTATGGAAACCTATCTTTAATTGATACTGAAATTTTAGATAATCCCGATCCTAATCTTGAAGGCAAAAAAGTGCCACGTGTGCCAAGTCCTATTTTTACTATAGGAGTGAAGTACCAATTTATACAGAACTTGGCTTCTGAGATTAAGTGGCGTCACGTTGGTAAATATTATATGGATAATTATAATCTTTATACTTATGATGGCTATGATGTTGTTGACTTTTATACCTCATATAATTGGAAATATGACAAAAATAAAAGTACAGAGATATTCTTTAGTATAAAGAATTTATTTGACGAACATTATGCCCAGAGTGCCTCTTATTTTCGTGACTCTAAAAACTATGCTGTTGCCTGGCCCAGGACTTTTTGGGTTGGTTTCTTGATTAATTACTAA